The Bacteroidia bacterium genomic interval ATTCAACGGCCATATGGATCATTGCGATACCTGCTTCGGTCATATTATGGTATGTAATCATCTATGCCATAGGCTACAATCATCCTTCTGCCATGCTGCAAAGAGGGGGTGAATTGGCAGTAGTATTAAAGTTGGTAGGAATAAAATTTATCAAAAAGGCGGTTCCCTATACCTGGGGGATGCACCCCAATACCATAGGTATTTTTGCCGGAGCCACCTTTACTATGGGAGCGGTACTCTTTTATCTGACCAAACAGAAAGGGAAAACTCGTACCCTGGTTATTGCAATTATTCTTGTTTGTTTGGCTTTTATGCTGGTCGCTGACTCACGGGGTACCTTTCTGATGGTTTTCTTTGGGGGAGCGTTTTCGGTCATGGCCTATCATTTCAAAATGACAGGATTCCTGCGAGCTTTCGTCTTAACCGTTCCCTTATTACCCTTCGCTTTTGTTAGCTTGATGGGAGTAGTAGGAACTTCGGATGCTGCTGCCGAAATGTCCCGTACTGGTAATGCGGATAATGTGGCAACTATGTCTGCACGGACCCTTATCTGGGATGAATGTATGAAAGAGGTTGCAAAGCCTAAACCGGTACACCTGGTAGGTTGGGGTGAACATGGGGAATCTCCCTCAGGGGTTGCAGCGCGTTACGCACCTATTTTTGGATCGGGATATCCGGAAGGCTATACCCTGATCGTTACCCATAATCTATTTTTCCAGTGTTTCTTTGATATTGGATATCTGGGGATTATTATTTTCCTGGGCTCCCTTTTATTAGCTATGAACAATGGTTTATTCCTCTATAAACGAGGCTATAAGGTAGGCCTGGTCTTTGTCTCCCTCATCCTCTATTACGTATTGTCGGGGATTCTGGAATCCAATTTCGGCAACCACAACCGATCCTATAATGAGGTCATGATGATAACGGTAATGGCTGTTATTGCATTGAAAAACGAATACATCAGGCTTCAAAGAATCTATGAAATAGAACAGGAAGAATTCTTCTTGTAAAAATAGTTCAAATGAAAAGCCGGGGCTTGATTCAATCAGGTCCCGGCTTTTTGTATGAACAAAGGTCGGCCAGATGGCCGACCCTCTATGCGAAATTCAGATGTTTATATACTTATTTCATGAATTTGCGGTACTGAAGCATGCCATTTGTACTGTTCAATCTGATCAAATACATGCCCGCAGACAAATGACTAAGCGAGATTTGTAAATTTTCGCTTGCTAAGCCTGGAGTTCCTGCCTGAAAGAAAAGCTGCTGACCATTGAGAGACAGAATTTCCATACTATAGGCTGTGTTCTCAGGGTTTGAGATTGATATCCTCAGCTGATCTTCCCGGGGAAAATACTGACTGCTGAATGTCAACATGCCATCAGCTTCAAAACTGATCTCTACGGTTTGGAAGATTTCAAAAGCTCCATTAAAATCGACCTGACGAAGTCGGTAAAAGTTGCTCCCTTCCAGAGGATTTTCGTCAATAAACTGATAATCGAGCCTATTGCTGCTATTTCCTGCTCCGGATATCTGACCGATGGGTAGAAATGATAAGTCAGACCCGGCTCTTTCGATCTGGAAATAGTCATTGTTTATTTCCGTGTCAGTAGTCCAATCCAGGATTGCATTTCCTCCCTGGAGGCTCACGCTGAAATGACTCAACTCAACGGGAAATACAGTTACTGAAAAAGAGGAAATACTGGCAGTATACCTGGGGTTGTTTCTCCCAGTCCAATTTGCTTGATTTCCAATGGCCGCCAATATCGTAGATTTCGCTCCAGAAGTGGTAGAGAAATCAAAGCTAATGTTGTCGTATTCATCCTCATTTCCACTTCCTGAGCCAAAGGCAATGGCATGTGTGCCATTGGTTAGACCCGAAGGCAGTCCTGAACGATTGGGATCATTTGCTGCCCCACCCGTCTGCCAGACCGTACTGTTTGTTTGTGCAGCATAAATGAAGTCAGGATTGGTATCGAGTCCCTGATATACAAGTACCTGATCACCATTTCCAGCAAGAGCCATGCCCGTATCAAATACACTTATGCTACCTGGACTTCCTGATCCATCACCCAAGGTTACAACCCAAGTGTCTGTGCCCGTTCTGGTAAAACTTAAAACAGTTCCAGCTGCATATGGCCCATCATCTGCTGTCCAGGAGAAAGAACCTTCTCCAGACCGCAACATTGAAGTGTTGGGTAACCAACCTCGATCAGTAAAATTTATTATCGTATTGAGTTCAATTGCCGTCAGCAAGACAATCGTGAATTCGTCATTATTGTCCGTGTTGATTCTGACTACAGCAACATCTCCGGCAGTAAGCGCGGTTTGGGCAAAAATAGAATTGCTAAGGTTTGAAAGTAAGCTAAAGATGAGCAATAAAAATACTAGGTAAAGTTTTTTCATGCGTTAGATAAGT includes:
- a CDS encoding T9SS type A sorting domain-containing protein, producing the protein MKKLYLVFLLLIFSLLSNLSNSIFAQTALTAGDVAVVRINTDNNDEFTIVLLTAIELNTIINFTDRGWLPNTSMLRSGEGSFSWTADDGPYAAGTVLSFTRTGTDTWVVTLGDGSGSPGSISVFDTGMALAGNGDQVLVYQGLDTNPDFIYAAQTNSTVWQTGGAANDPNRSGLPSGLTNGTHAIAFGSGSGNEDEYDNISFDFSTTSGAKSTILAAIGNQANWTGRNNPRYTASISSFSVTVFPVELSHFSVSLQGGNAILDWTTDTEINNDYFQIERAGSDLSFLPIGQISGAGNSSNRLDYQFIDENPLEGSNFYRLRQVDFNGAFEIFQTVEISFEADGMLTFSSQYFPREDQLRISISNPENTAYSMEILSLNGQQLFFQAGTPGLASENLQISLSHLSAGMYLIRLNSTNGMLQYRKFMK